One segment of Yersinia kristensenii DNA contains the following:
- a CDS encoding methyl-accepting chemotaxis protein has product MLKTTQARFTLLVSAFFIFLLIITVVVIQLFVTPQLKQSESTIVGNSVDQIATAITAQMNKVEAQARSITQAVAIMDSNTIDQLLPGLVDQYGDSNVFGGGIWPLPHKREQGVIKFSTFFARNGENKLTVNTHWNSPESQNYFEQPWYKEGLNAPKGFCAWAKAYQDDASPQPRTNCAMAIYKGDEIYGVSTIDVTLGFFNRLVKDMEQKVNGTILIVEADGKIVGSSALADGKAELKNLSDFASSSPMAAETQRLLPQMKDQKLLENEFDVDGTSHTLFIRPIANSPWYLVTDLPTSLLVKQSHSILLHLGLVQIPIMLLLLLFLVFSIRVFMKRLAALKQNIMALSAGGADLTQRLPQSSSPEFNAINQSFNDFIDYLQQMMRQVGESSLAIASASRQIASGNLDLSARTEDQASSIEETAASMDELTSTVKQNADNASHANKLAMDASSVAVKGSTVVKKVVDTMGSINHSSKKIVDIISVIDSIAFQTNILALNAAVEAARAGEQGRGFAVVASEVRNLAQRSATSAREIKKLIEDSVSDITIGTRLVADAGTTMDDLMSGVSNVASLMNEIMSSSQEQSLGIEQVNLAINQLDNSTQQNAALVEQVAAAAQAMQDQTVQLESVISGFKV; this is encoded by the coding sequence TGAATAAAGTGGAGGCACAAGCCCGCAGTATTACGCAGGCGGTTGCCATCATGGACAGTAATACCATTGACCAATTATTGCCGGGGTTAGTGGATCAATACGGTGACAGTAATGTCTTTGGTGGTGGGATTTGGCCATTACCCCATAAACGTGAGCAAGGAGTGATTAAATTCAGCACTTTCTTTGCCCGTAATGGGGAAAATAAGTTAACGGTAAACACCCATTGGAACTCGCCAGAGTCGCAAAATTATTTTGAGCAACCTTGGTATAAAGAGGGTTTAAATGCCCCGAAAGGCTTCTGTGCCTGGGCTAAAGCCTATCAGGATGATGCCAGTCCGCAGCCAAGAACTAACTGCGCAATGGCGATTTATAAAGGCGACGAGATCTATGGTGTTTCTACCATTGACGTCACTTTAGGCTTCTTTAACCGCCTGGTTAAAGATATGGAACAGAAGGTCAATGGCACCATTCTGATTGTCGAAGCTGATGGCAAGATTGTGGGGAGCAGCGCCCTGGCTGATGGCAAAGCAGAATTAAAAAATCTATCAGACTTCGCCAGCAGTTCGCCAATGGCGGCAGAAACTCAGCGATTATTGCCGCAAATGAAAGACCAGAAATTACTGGAAAATGAATTTGACGTCGATGGCACCTCTCACACTCTGTTTATCCGCCCCATCGCCAATAGCCCGTGGTATTTGGTCACTGATCTGCCCACCAGCTTGTTGGTCAAACAGAGTCACAGCATTTTGTTGCATCTGGGGTTAGTGCAGATTCCTATCATGTTGTTATTGCTGTTGTTCTTGGTGTTTTCTATCCGCGTCTTTATGAAACGGCTGGCGGCATTGAAACAAAACATCATGGCTTTATCTGCGGGTGGTGCTGATTTAACCCAGCGTTTACCACAAAGTAGTAGCCCGGAGTTCAATGCTATTAACCAGAGTTTCAACGATTTTATCGACTATTTGCAGCAAATGATGCGACAAGTCGGCGAAAGCAGCTTGGCCATTGCTTCGGCATCGCGTCAAATTGCCAGCGGCAATCTGGATTTATCAGCTCGTACTGAAGATCAAGCCAGTTCAATTGAAGAAACTGCGGCTTCAATGGATGAGTTGACCAGTACCGTGAAACAAAATGCGGATAACGCCAGCCATGCCAACAAACTGGCGATGGATGCTTCCTCTGTGGCAGTGAAAGGTAGCACTGTAGTGAAGAAAGTGGTGGACACCATGGGGTCAATCAACCATTCATCGAAGAAAATTGTCGATATTATTAGTGTAATTGACAGCATTGCTTTCCAAACTAATATTCTGGCACTGAATGCGGCAGTCGAGGCCGCGAGAGCCGGTGAGCAGGGGCGTGGTTTTGCTGTAGTGGCCTCTGAAGTGCGTAATCTGGCACAGCGCTCGGCAACTTCTGCCCGAGAAATTAAAAAGCTGATTGAAGACTCGGTGTCTGATATCACGATTGGTACTCGCTTGGTGGCTGATGCGGGCACCACGATGGATGATCTGATGAGCGGAGTGTCCAATGTGGCGTCATTAATGAATGAGATTATGTCATCCAGCCAAGAGCAAAGTCTGGGTATCGAGCAGGTTAATCTGGCGATTAATCAGTTAGATAACTCAACGCAGCAAAATGCGGCGCTGGTGGAGCAAGTGGCGGCAGCGGCGCAAGCTATGCAGGATCAAACCGTGCAGTTGGAGAGTGTGATTAGCGGCTTTAAGGTTTAA